The Solibacillus sp. FSL W7-1464 genome contains a region encoding:
- a CDS encoding DUF5071 domain-containing protein — MENFESLLPRHKSDNDRVEMIKKMDRDKILPLLPNLLEWIQDMNWPVASSVLELLLTFPEEIVPYVQDVLTSSDDDNWKWFILHYLVIELPKESRVQFREYLTRVSETPKRNELAEELDEIAKKILETI; from the coding sequence ATGGAGAATTTCGAAAGTCTTTTACCAAGACATAAATCAGATAATGATAGAGTAGAAATGATAAAAAAAATGGATAGAGATAAAATATTGCCTTTATTACCTAATCTCCTTGAATGGATTCAAGATATGAATTGGCCAGTGGCATCAAGCGTGTTAGAACTACTTTTAACTTTTCCAGAAGAAATTGTTCCATATGTGCAAGATGTTTTAACTTCTTCTGATGATGATAACTGGAAGTGGTTCATTTTACACTATTTAGTTATAGAATTGCCGAAAGAGTCGAGAGTTCAGTTTAGAGAGTATTTAACAAGAGTATCTGAAACACCAAAACGTAATGAACTCGCAGAAGAACTTGATGAAATAGCAAAAAAGATTTTGGAAACAATCTAA